A window from Paraburkholderia acidiphila encodes these proteins:
- a CDS encoding FAD-binding oxidoreductase, giving the protein MSTQTETSHVLKGKSDTVSRQVQQLRDRLHGTLVLPRDPDYDEARRVWNGTVDKRPAMIVYCADADDVVAAVRFARSIDARVAVRSGGHNVAGLSVCDAGIVIDLSRMKQIDVDADRRVVRAEAGLTLGEFDRATMAYGLATTTGVISDTGIAGLTLGGGFGKLGRKYGLTCDNLVAVEMVTADGQKLLASDSKHSDLFWAVRGGGGNFGIATAFHLQLHPLDRELLVCSVLYPFEQARAALRFYDRFARNAPDEVSADAAFVANPSGERFFSISACHAGPPESGLRVFEALMDSASAADCRLERVPYLQIQSNGDSVFARGRRYYWKAQFLKSIDDGAIDAVTSAYERSPSPSSLLVFQHVGGAIARVAGSATAYAHRDANFDCFPVAIWDETGDDAVNVQWVRSLWEALRPYSCGGVYANNLGDEGDERVKEAYGENYSRLASIKRQYDPDNFFRMNQNIAPA; this is encoded by the coding sequence ATGAGCACGCAGACGGAGACGTCACACGTCTTGAAGGGCAAAAGCGACACGGTCTCGCGTCAGGTCCAGCAACTACGCGACAGGCTTCACGGCACACTGGTCCTGCCCCGCGATCCGGATTATGACGAGGCGCGCCGGGTGTGGAACGGGACGGTCGACAAGCGGCCGGCCATGATCGTCTATTGTGCCGACGCCGACGACGTGGTCGCAGCCGTGCGCTTTGCCAGGTCGATTGATGCGCGGGTTGCGGTGCGCAGCGGCGGTCACAACGTGGCGGGCCTTTCAGTCTGCGATGCCGGCATCGTCATCGACCTTTCCCGGATGAAGCAGATCGACGTCGACGCTGACCGGCGCGTCGTGCGGGCGGAGGCTGGCCTCACCCTCGGCGAGTTCGATCGAGCCACCATGGCCTACGGCCTCGCGACGACAACGGGTGTGATCAGCGATACGGGCATTGCCGGCTTGACGTTGGGCGGCGGCTTCGGCAAGCTCGGCCGCAAATACGGACTGACTTGCGACAATCTTGTCGCCGTCGAAATGGTCACTGCCGACGGGCAGAAACTGTTGGCAAGCGACAGCAAACATTCCGACCTGTTCTGGGCCGTCCGGGGCGGTGGAGGCAACTTCGGCATCGCGACCGCTTTTCACTTGCAGCTTCACCCGCTCGATCGCGAGTTGCTTGTCTGCTCTGTGCTGTACCCGTTCGAGCAAGCACGCGCGGCACTGCGCTTTTATGATCGGTTTGCGCGCAATGCACCGGATGAGGTGAGCGCAGACGCTGCATTCGTCGCCAATCCTTCCGGCGAGCGATTTTTCAGCATATCGGCTTGCCATGCCGGCCCCCCGGAGTCCGGTCTACGGGTGTTCGAGGCACTGATGGACTCCGCCTCTGCCGCCGACTGCCGTCTCGAGCGCGTGCCCTACCTCCAGATTCAATCGAACGGCGACAGCGTGTTTGCGCGAGGCCGGAGGTACTACTGGAAGGCGCAGTTCCTGAAATCGATTGACGATGGCGCGATCGACGCCGTAACGAGCGCCTATGAACGCTCGCCTTCGCCGTCATCGTTGCTGGTCTTTCAGCATGTAGGGGGCGCCATTGCCCGCGTGGCCGGGTCCGCGACCGCATACGCGCATCGCGACGCCAACTTCGACTGCTTTCCCGTCGCCATCTGGGACGAAACAGGGGACGATGCCGTGAACGTCCAATGGGTGCGCAGCCTATGGGAAGCGTTAAGGCCGTATTCGTGCGGAGGCGTCTATGCAAACAACCTCGGCGACGAAGGCGACGAACGCGTGAAGGAAGCCTATGGCGAAAATTATTCGCGGTTGGCTTCCATCAAACGCCAGTACGATCCGGACAACTTTTTCCGTATGAATCAGAACATTGCTCCTGCGTGA